Proteins encoded together in one Benincasa hispida cultivar B227 chromosome 1, ASM972705v1, whole genome shotgun sequence window:
- the LOC120079269 gene encoding universal stress protein PHOS32, whose product MDGERRVGVAVDFSPCSRKALKWAIDNVIRKGDYLVLITVRPEGDYEDGEMQLWQTTGSPLIPLVEFSDPHTMKKYGVKPDAETMDIVTTAASQKEITVLLKIYWGDPREKICEAIDNIPITCLIIGNRGLGKLKRAILGSVSNYVVNNGSCPVTVVKKADNEN is encoded by the exons ATGGACGGTGAACGGAGAGTCGGCGTCGCGGTGGATTTCTCCCCCTGCAGCAGAAAAGCACTCAAATGGGCTATCGACAACGTTATACGCAAGGGCGATTACCTAGTTCTCATCACCGTTCGTCCCGAAGGCGATTATGAAGACGGCGAGATGCAGCTCTGGCAAACCACCGGATCTC CGCTTATTCCTCTGGTTGAGTTTTCTGATCCTCACACCATGAAGAAGTACGGGGTTAAGCCTGATGCTGAAACTATGGACATTGTGACGACGGCGGCCTCTCAGAAGGAG ATCACTGTGTTGCTTAAAATTTATTGGGGAGATCCTCGTGAGAAGATTTGTGAAGCAATTGATAACATTCCTATTACCTGTCTCATTATTGGGAACAGAGGTCTTGGCAAGCTTAAGAG GGCCATATTGGGGAGTGTAAGCAACTATGTAGTGAACAATGGTTCTTGTCCAGTCACTGTGGTGAAGAAAGCAGATAATGAGAACTGA